The following proteins come from a genomic window of Polyangiaceae bacterium:
- a CDS encoding tetratricopeptide repeat protein → MGRKKRRDEKVIHVVFGPGGGRVENEKQRPNPSRQETSTSSREPLTDLFTRGEIARLLGITPGRLRTLDRAGVVSPSGRRRGKRAYTFADLIALRAAQTLLDRAVRLRDVTRAVNVLKRSLPRVTRPLAELRIVSDGQRVVVRTQDGSYEPLTGQMVLDFEVRSLRDDVVRVLRPSAGRERARTAYELYLRASELDEDPLTMDQAEDLYRRAVELDPWLAIAYTNLGNIRFRRHDPDGAEALYKKALEMDPRQPEAQYNLGYVMLERGRPELAIPLFHGALESDSKFADAYFNLAMAYEQVGETQKARPYWKSYIALEPRGTWTEIAKRHL, encoded by the coding sequence ATGGGGCGCAAGAAGCGGCGCGACGAAAAAGTCATCCACGTGGTGTTCGGTCCTGGCGGCGGACGCGTGGAAAATGAAAAGCAACGACCCAACCCGAGTCGCCAAGAGACCTCCACGTCCAGCCGGGAGCCCCTCACGGACCTGTTCACGCGGGGGGAGATCGCTCGGCTTCTCGGGATCACGCCGGGGCGCCTTCGCACGCTCGATCGCGCGGGGGTCGTGTCTCCCAGTGGCCGCCGTCGCGGAAAGCGCGCCTACACCTTTGCAGACCTGATCGCGCTGCGGGCCGCACAGACGCTTCTGGATCGCGCCGTGCGCCTGCGGGACGTGACGCGGGCGGTGAACGTGCTCAAGCGCAGCTTGCCGCGGGTAACCCGCCCGCTCGCCGAGTTGCGCATCGTTTCCGACGGCCAGCGCGTGGTGGTGCGCACCCAGGACGGCTCCTACGAGCCGCTCACGGGACAAATGGTGCTCGACTTCGAGGTTCGCTCACTACGGGACGACGTGGTGCGCGTGCTCAGGCCTTCCGCGGGGCGCGAGCGCGCGCGCACCGCCTACGAGCTGTACCTCAGGGCCAGCGAGCTGGACGAGGATCCGCTCACCATGGACCAGGCCGAGGACCTGTATCGCAGGGCCGTCGAGCTGGATCCGTGGCTGGCCATCGCCTACACGAACCTCGGCAACATTCGCTTTCGACGCCACGATCCGGACGGCGCCGAAGCGCTGTACAAGAAGGCGCTGGAGATGGACCCGCGCCAGCCCGAGGCCCAATACAACCTCGGCTACGTGATGCTCGAGCGCGGCCGACCGGAGCTGGCCATCCCGCTGTTCCACGGCGCACTGGAGAGCGACTCCAAGTTCGCCGACGCGTACTTCAACCTGGCGATGGCCTACGAGCAGGTCGGCGAAACGCAGAAGGCGCGGCCGTACTGGAAGAGCTACATCGCACTCGAGCCGCGGGGCACTTGGACCGAGATCGCCAAGCGCCACCTGTGA
- a CDS encoding carbon-nitrogen hydrolase family protein produces MDSSSLQVAAVQLSSAEDVPENLARVNELVHEAASRGAQMVVLPENFAFLGPEPLKRSHAEKLGDFDAPIQGAVRRLAKELSITIVAGGFPEASGDPERPFNTCAVLGPTGELLASYRKIHLFDVELSDGTVLAESEATTGGEGAVVVEVGGFRVGLSICYDLRFPELYRALSDQGAEVLLVPAAFTLQTGKDHWHVLLRARAIESQSWVVAAGQWGKHTRGRASYGHSLVADPWGLVVAECSDGLGVVTAELTRELLERVRGSVPSLRHRRIR; encoded by the coding sequence ATGGATTCGAGCTCGCTCCAGGTTGCCGCCGTCCAGCTGTCGAGCGCCGAGGACGTTCCCGAAAACCTCGCGCGCGTGAACGAGCTGGTGCACGAAGCCGCGTCGCGTGGCGCACAGATGGTGGTGCTGCCCGAGAACTTCGCGTTTCTCGGTCCCGAACCGCTCAAGCGCAGTCACGCCGAGAAGCTCGGCGACTTCGACGCGCCGATCCAGGGGGCCGTGCGACGGCTCGCGAAGGAGCTGTCCATCACCATCGTGGCCGGTGGCTTTCCGGAAGCGAGCGGCGATCCCGAGCGCCCGTTCAACACCTGCGCCGTGCTGGGGCCCACCGGGGAGCTCCTGGCGAGCTACCGCAAGATCCACTTGTTCGACGTGGAGCTGTCGGACGGAACCGTCCTGGCCGAGTCGGAGGCGACCACGGGCGGAGAGGGCGCGGTGGTGGTGGAGGTGGGCGGTTTCCGCGTCGGGCTATCCATTTGCTACGACCTGCGCTTTCCGGAGCTGTATCGAGCGCTTTCTGACCAGGGCGCGGAGGTCCTCCTGGTTCCGGCGGCCTTCACCCTGCAAACGGGCAAGGACCACTGGCACGTGCTGCTCCGCGCACGAGCCATCGAGAGCCAGTCCTGGGTGGTAGCGGCAGGGCAGTGGGGCAAGCACACCCGCGGGCGCGCTTCTTATGGGCACTCGCTCGTCGCCGACCCCTGGGGTCTGGTGGTGGCGGAGTGCTCCGACGGCCTCGGTGTCGTCACCGCCGAGCTCACGCGGGAGCTTCTGGAACGCGTGCGCGGTTCAGTGCCGAGTCTTCGGCATCGCCGCATCCGTTGA
- a CDS encoding sigma 54-dependent Fis family transcriptional regulator: MVEKTTGAMQEFGTPVAPGRGAMAGLVLLYTEEYPALPPAFMLDRPRLVVGRDETADLPLPVGAVSRIHAELSWERSSWVIRDLGSRNGTLVDGRPVSAVELEPGNEIRIGDAIFKFVDKHAELYSSFRIDGALVAGGTRRGQSADALVGGYQMDRIGSDLVRIAPTPLSVMLLGESGTGKEVVARELHRLSGRRGGFYAVNCAAIPGPLLESELFGYKRGAFSGADRDKPGLIRLAHGGTLLLDEIGDMPLEAQAKLLRVLQAKEVFPLGATAPEQVDVRIVCATHRDLWRLQKGGSFREDLFARLNEYQLRLPPLRDRKEDVYMLVRTFLARHGGTALRPTFAFMIALLHYDWPYNVRELEACIKRCVALSEGPVLDQDMVPEPVRQAMSDYGAPLPSAPRVSHPPPSNVQAPAAAPSAAPTEAELRALLTAHAGNIAAVGRELGKARMQVHRWMKRFNIQIEDYRS, encoded by the coding sequence ATGGTCGAAAAGACGACCGGCGCGATGCAAGAGTTCGGTACCCCGGTCGCACCCGGCCGCGGGGCGATGGCCGGACTGGTGCTGCTCTACACCGAGGAGTACCCCGCGCTGCCCCCGGCCTTCATGCTGGACCGACCGCGGCTGGTCGTGGGCCGAGACGAGACGGCAGACCTGCCCTTGCCCGTGGGGGCCGTGTCCCGCATCCACGCCGAGCTCTCGTGGGAGCGAAGCTCCTGGGTGATCCGCGATCTCGGTAGCCGCAACGGCACCCTGGTGGACGGCCGCCCGGTTTCGGCCGTGGAGCTGGAGCCCGGCAACGAAATTCGCATCGGCGACGCCATCTTCAAGTTCGTCGACAAACACGCCGAGCTGTACTCGAGCTTCCGCATCGACGGCGCGCTGGTCGCGGGGGGCACGCGGCGGGGTCAGAGCGCCGACGCACTGGTCGGCGGCTATCAGATGGATCGCATCGGCTCCGACCTCGTGCGCATCGCCCCCACGCCCCTCAGCGTGATGCTCCTGGGCGAAAGCGGCACGGGCAAGGAAGTGGTCGCGCGCGAGCTTCACCGCCTGAGCGGGCGGCGTGGCGGATTCTACGCCGTCAACTGCGCAGCGATCCCGGGACCGCTGCTGGAGAGCGAGCTGTTCGGATACAAGCGCGGAGCATTCTCCGGAGCCGACCGAGACAAGCCAGGGCTCATCCGCTTGGCGCATGGAGGCACGCTGCTCTTGGACGAGATCGGCGACATGCCGCTGGAGGCCCAGGCGAAGCTCCTGCGCGTGCTGCAAGCCAAGGAGGTGTTTCCCCTGGGTGCCACGGCGCCGGAGCAAGTGGACGTGCGTATCGTGTGCGCGACGCACCGAGACCTGTGGCGCCTGCAGAAGGGTGGCTCGTTCCGCGAGGACCTGTTCGCTCGGCTGAACGAGTATCAGCTCCGACTCCCCCCGCTCAGGGACCGCAAGGAAGACGTGTACATGCTGGTGCGCACGTTTCTGGCGCGCCACGGCGGCACCGCCCTGCGGCCCACCTTCGCCTTCATGATCGCGCTGTTGCACTACGATTGGCCGTACAACGTGCGAGAGCTCGAAGCCTGCATCAAGCGCTGCGTGGCGCTCAGCGAGGGGCCCGTTCTCGACCAAGACATGGTTCCGGAGCCTGTGCGGCAGGCCATGTCCGATTACGGGGCGCCGCTCCCGTCCGCTCCGCGGGTCAGCCACCCGCCGCCGTCCAACGTCCAGGCTCCGGCGGCGGCACCCTCCGCGGCGCCAACCGAAGCGGAGCTCCGCGCGCTGCTCACCGCGCACGCGGGCAACATCGCCGCCGTCGGGCGCGAGCTGGGCAAGGCGCGCATGCAGGTTCATCGCTGGATGAAGCGCTTCAACATCCAGATCGAAGACTACCGCAGCTGA